Part of the Ignavibacteria bacterium genome, GCTCAATCACGGGATAGCGCAAATACCAAATGTTGCTTTGCTGTTCGGCATTATTCACTTCATCATCGGAAAGCGCGGTATGGTCTTTCGGACACCAATTGACGATATACTTCCCGCGATAAATCAATCCTTTCTCATACAAGCGCACAAAAATTTCCTGCACCGCTTCGGAAAGTCTTTCATCCATCGTGAATCGTTCGCGTTCCCAATCACACGAGCAACCGAGTTTTTTGAGTTGCTTGATAATCGTTCCGCCGTATTGTTCTTTCCATTGCCACACGCGCTCGAGAAATTTTTCGCGTCCCAGATCTTTGCGTTTGATTCCTTCTTTCGCTAAACTTTTTTCGACTACATTTTGTGTTGCAATTCCTGCGTGGTCAGTTCCCGGCATCCAGAGTGTTTCATAACCGCACATTCGTTTCCAGCGCACAAACACATCTTGAATGGAATTATTCAACACGTGCCCCATCGTTAAACTTCCCGTAACATTCGGCGGCGGAATCATTACCGTGTAGGGTTTCTTCTTTGCGTTTGCTGTTGCGTGAAAATAGTTCTTCTCTTCCCAGAGTTTATACCACTTCTCTTCGACTTCTTTCGGAGAATATTGTTTTGATAGTTCTGACATTCTCTAATTTTATGTTTTGAAAAATTTTGTGCTGAAAATACTACTATTGTAAAGACAAAAAAAGACGAAGTCTCGCCGTGAAGAGCAGTATCGAATGAACGGTACTGCTTTGGAAACGAACAAATTACTTTCACTTTTCCAACATTTCAATAATCTCTTTCACTGCTTTCAAACCTTCTTCTACTACATTCACGGAAATAATACCCTGATAATATGTGCCGATGTGAAGGTTTTGATATACAAGCGTAAAATTAGAAGTGAATGGGCCATTATGCGGAATCTTCTTCCGCAACGCCCAGTATTCGTCAATGGATTTTGGAAGTTTATCAGATGAAAAACCTTTCTCAACAAGCCATTCGTCAATGCTTTTAATGCGGCAAGATAAGCAAGCCACGCTCCTTCTCGAACATATTTTGCATCTTCATATATTTTCCCCGTAGAATCAATGCCGCTTCTCCAATCGTTTCTTTTGCATTTGACAAATAGCGTTTCGCTTCTGCAAATACTTGTTCTGCTGTTTTTTTCGTTCTGTGGATTCTCGCTTCAGTTCTTCTCTTGTCTTCATCGTATCGCTACCGTTTGCGCCATAATGGTTTCGTTTCCCATTCTGTCTTTCACAGCTATTTTGAGATAATGTTTACCTGTGTGCAATCCATTCAACGTTGCAGAATAAGTTCCTCCTTCACTAACTTGCGGAACAATGAGTTTCCCATCTATAAATATTTTTGCATCGTTCACATTCACGCCGCTCAAATCATCGTGAACGCCAAATGAAACAATCGGCGTTTCCGTTCCGCGAATTTTCAAACGTGTTAATGTCGGAGAAACAGAATCAACAAACAATGCAACTATTCCAAGAGTACGTGTGAGTTTAGAAGTCAGCGTGCAATTCGCAGTATCTTTTTTTGATGATAAGTATTTCCATCGTGCTCCGTCTTGAAAAAATAATCCAAGATGTTTTGATTCTATTTCTTGCGGATAAAACAATGTTACATTCACACCTCCATCGAGCATTACATCTTCTGGAAATAACGAGTACGTTCGAAATTTTTTACTATTTTTTTCTGAATAAGAAAAAAACAATGGCTGATACACTGCATTTTTTTCAAACGTTATTTTCATTCCTCCATCTCTTGTATAGATTTCTCCGCGCCTCAATGGATGAATCGGATACAACGAAAATGTATCGGCAGCAGAAAAAACTATACCGTCAATTTCAGCACGCAGTTCAGCAACTCGTTCGCCGATAAAAGTTGTCGAAGGAAAATAGGAACCTTGATACTCATATTCATTCAACGCCTTAACTGAAATATTTTTATCTTCGCTTCCTTCGCGAATTCCAAGCATTGGCGTTTTCGTAAACGCACCATTCGCTTTGATACGAATCATCATTTCACTTCCAAACATTTCTTTTTCAAATTTTACAGAAGGAAGCAGGGTTGCAGGTTTCTTAAAATAATAGAACGATGGAAATGAAGAAGTCCCATACACCGTACGCGCAACAATACGAAGAACATCTCCTTCTTTTTTTGAAATTGGAATCATAAGTTCCGTTTCCGCATTCGAATGAATTTTAGAAACTTCGGAAATATTCATTCGTTTTGTTTTCCACGAACCATACATTGTTTTTGAAGAAAATAAAATTTCATCAACAGTATTATTATTCAAAAAAAACGTGAGATACTTTCCTTTCATCTGAAGTTGAGAAACTTCAGGAATATGATTTGAAAAAATTGTTCCGTTGCATATCGAATAATTTCCTGCTAAATCCTTTGAAATAATTTTAAAATGATGTTCTCCCGGTGTTAAATGTTCAGATTGAATTGCTCCGCTCAATGGAGTTTTCATTCGATACAGCGGCAAACGGTTTCCTTCTTCAACATACAATTTTTGAAATTCCGCGCCTTCGCTTCGCATCAACGAATAGTTATAATGCAACGCAATCATTTTCGCGTTTCCCTCAAGAAGAGAATCATAGTTTGCTTCGTATACAAGCGAATCATCAAGAAAAAATTGCACCGTATATAATCCCGACATTTTGCGGTTTGCGTCATAAATATCTTCAGTATAAACTGCAAATCCAACTGAACCCGAAATATGAATCGGCTTATTTATCGAATAATTGCCGGCAGATTTTTTTTTTGTAGAAAATCGTTTGTGCGAAAACATTCCATCAATGAGTGAGGAAGTACGAAGAGGAACTACTAACAGTCGTCCAATTATCGGAGGACTATTATCTTCAAATTTATACGATTCAATTTTTAACGGATTGACGGGATTCATATAATTGTCATACACTTCAAAATGTAGATGTGGAGGTCCAACACCAGTTTCCCCTGTAAATGCAACCATTTCTCCCTGATAAAAAAATAACTTTTCGTTTGTAAATGCAATGTCAATTTCATAACCTCCGATTCGTTGCTGTTCGTTACGAACAATCTCTTCGAGCCGTTCATGAAATCCCTCAAGATGAGAAAAACTTGAACTTGTGCCGTCAGTATGTTTCATCGTTAATTGCTTTCCGTAGCCATTCGGCGAAACCCAAATGCGTGACACATATCCATCCTTTATCGCAAACACTTTGTAACCCGTTCTTCTATTCGTGCTGATATCTATGCCTTCGTGGAAATGCGATTTTCTGAACGCACCAAAGTTGTTCGTAACAGTTCTGCTTGCATCTGTTGGCCAAATGAAATTGGAAAAAAAATCAATCTCGTTTTTTTGCTGCGCATTTCCATGAACATTTTTTTGGGAAGTATTTTCAGCTGCAGCGGATTTTATATTTTTCCATACCGAGAAAACAGTCAATGCACACAAACTGAAAATAAACAGCAAAATAGTTTTCATTGAAAATAATAATTATCGAACAACGATACGATGCTCAAGTGCAGTAAAACCAACTAATTCGGCTTCAATATAATCGCCGTCTTGTACTGTGCTTACTCCGCTTGGTGTTCCGGTAAAAATAACATCACCAACTTCAATCGTAAAATATTTTGAGAGATACGAAATCAACGCACACGGAGAAAAAATCATATCCGTTGATTTTCCTCGCTGTCGTTCAGTTCCGTTGACTTTACAAAAAAATTCAATGGAGTTCTGTAAAAAATATTTTTTCGGCACAATTGAAGAAATAGGCGCAGAAGTATCAAATCCCTTTGCTAGTGTCCAAGGCAAACCCTTTTTCTTCGCTTCCGACTGAACATCGCGCAACGTAATATCCAAACCAACCGCATACCCAAAAATGAAATCTTCCGCTTCTAATACCGAAATGTTTTTTCCTTCCTTTCCAATCGCAACAACTAACTCAACTTCGTGATGCGCTTGCTGAGAAATGGAAGGTATAACTATGGTTTCATGACTTGAAATGACTGCTGTTGTAGGTTTCATAAAAACAACGGGAACATCGGGTATATCACTGAGCATCTCTCTTGCATGTTCCTCATAATTTTTTCCGATACAAAAAATTTTATTCACACGAAACTGTTCTTTGCTTTGAAAGATAGAAATGGATTTCATAGAGTCGTTCGCAAATAATATTAATCAACAAAAATTCATTTGGAGTTGGGAAGAAAATGTTTATTCTTCATTCTTTCTGAAACAGAATCCATTATTTGCTTCCACTGTTCGGGGTATGAGGAATATGTTTCCGCCGTCATTACAATTTGTTCTTTCGACGTGTTATATTTTTTTAAAAGTTTTGTAACATTTTGTTCAATCTGTTGTATCCGCAACGAATCTCTTCCGTTTGACTTCTGCGAATCCAAAAGCAACAATTCTGCATAGAACGAAATAAATGTTTCTTTAGGCATCGTTGTTTTATCTTTGCAACACGGTATAAAAAAAAGAATTCCAACAACCGTTAACCACAGTAACGCATTTTTTTCAAGAGAAAAGAAATTTGTAGATTTGACACGCATTTTTATGGAAATATTTTCAGAAAAGTGTTATGAATATTTGTTTATCGCTTCGTCAACAGTTGTTGGCGAAGCGTAATGTTTTCATAAATAAAATCTCTAAATAGTTTTTTTACAAACGTTCCTCTGGAGAGGTGGCCGAGCGGCTTAAGGCAACGGTTTGCTAAACCGTCATACGATGTAAAGTTGTATCGAGAGTTCAAATCTCTCCCTCTCCGCAGCAATAAACCTTGATGTATTTTCTTCAAGGTTTGTTTTTTTTAAAATGGAGTACCACCATCACCTATTGCTTCCGGTGGAATATTTTTATCATCGTGAACGGTATCCATCTCCTTAAAACTTGTCAACTCTTTTTCAAATCGCAAAATAAATTCACCTTGCGGTCCGTTGCGATGCTTTCCGATAATGATTTGTGCAATTCCTTCTGATGAAATTTTGTTTCCGTATTTATCCGTAATTTCTTTCACGTTATGTGTTTCCGGACGATGAACAAAAATTACCAAATCTGCATCCTGTTCAATTGCGCCCGATTCTCGCAAATCGGAAAGTTGTGGACGCTTGTGTTCCCCTGTTCGCGTTTCAATTCCGCGATTTAATTGCGACAGTGCTACAACTGGTACTTTCAGTTCTTTTGCTAATGCTTTCAACGAACGCGAAATCAACGAAATCTGTTGCTCTCTGCTATCAATTCGTTCTGCGGCGTGAATAAGTTGTAAATAATCCACAATAATTAAACCAATGCCATGCTCAGTTTTTAATCTCCGGGATTTTGCACGTATCTCCAAAATTGTAGGCGCAGGAGAATCATCAATAAATATTTTTGCATCATATAATACGCCAGCAGCACGAGCAAGACGTTTCATATCATCCGTCGTCAATCTTCCTCGTTGGATTGAATTCTGATTTATTCTTGCTTCTGAAGAAATCAATCGTTGAACTAATTGGTCTGTTGCCATTTCCAAACTGAAAATAGCAACAGAAGTTTTTTTCTCTCGATGCAAAGATGCATTATGGGCAATGTTCAATGCAAATGCTGTTTTTCCCTGACTTGGTCTCCCAGCAATAATAATCAAATCTGAATTTTGAAATCCACCTGTTACTTCATCGAGTTCTTTATATCCCGATGGAATTCCCGTTATTCCATCGTGTTTCCCATGAATTTTATCTACTTTGTCCATCACCCGATGGACTGCCTCGTGCAATGATATCGCGCTTTTCCGCATCTTTCGTTCGGAAAGTTGAAATATGCGCTGCTCGGCTTTATCGAGTAAATTCAACGCATCTTCCGATTCCGAATATGCTGAAGTTATCGCTTCATTTGAAACAGCGATGATGCCACGTAAAATTGCGCGCTCAATTAAAATATAACAGTGTGCTTCAATATTTGCTGCGCTTGTTATTGCTTGCGAAAGTTCACTGATATAATACGCACCGCCAACTTCTTCCAATATATGATTCGCTTGCATTGATTCCGTTACCGTAACGATATCTATCGGAGTTCCTCGCTCAAATAAATTCACCATTGTTTGATATATTTTTCTGTTCGCTTCGGAATGAAATACATCTTCATACAAAAGTTCAATTGCTTTTGTTACCGCATATTTATCCAATAACATTCCTCCTAAAACTGCACGTTCAACTTCCTTTGCTTGCGGAGGTTTTTTCCCTTCGACAGTAATTTTGTTTATATCAATTGCGTGAGTGAGTTGTTCTCTCTTTTTCGCCATAATAAATATTTAATACAATTATTTTCCGCGTTCGTGCATTGCTCGAAGTTTCTTAAAATCTTCCCACGCGAGAGGTTTCCAGTTTGGATTTCGTAATAATGCTGCAGGATGGAACGTAACCAACATTGGAATTCCACGATACGACAAATTCGATGCGCGCAATTTTGTAAGAGAATCCTTCGTGTTCAATAACATTTGCGCTGCAATTCTTCCAAGCGACATTATTATTTTCGGCTGCACTAAATCTATTTGCTTCCATAAATACGGAAGACATTGTTCAACTTCCGAAGACAACGGATCGCGATTATTCGGAGGACGACATTTGAGTATATTACAAATGTACACCTCTTCACGCTTCAATTCAATCGCGGCTAAAATTTTATTCAATAATTGCCCAGCACGACCAACGAACGGCTCTCCTTGTTCGTCTTCATCTGCTCCTGGCGCTTCTCCAATAAACATAATGTCGGCGTTGGGATTTCCAACGCCAAATACAAATTGAGTTCGCGTTTTTCCCAAAGAACATTTCATACAATTGCAAATCTGTGTACGGAAGTCTTCTAACGATGGAACGCTCTGAAAATCTTCCGTGAATAACGATGTTTCTTGCTCGTTGTTCATTGGGCGTGTCTTACTCTTTGCTTCTTCGCAATATAATGCGTTACCATATAATGCAAATTCCTGTTGGGCAAACTTTTCTACATTCTCCAATAACTTATTGAATTTTTCATCAAAGTTGCTCATTGTATATTCGACAACGAAGATATTCTGTTCAAAATCTCATTAGCAACATCAAATTTTTCCATCAACGGCAATGTTTCAGTTTTCCCATTTTTAGAGATAATTGTTACTCGATTTGTATCCGCATTGAATCCCGCATCTTTCTCTAAAGCGTTATTACTCACTATTATATCAAGATTCTTGGAATGTAATTTTTGCATTGCATTATCTATGACATTTTCAGTTTCCAACGCAAAACCAACAAGAATAGTTTTTGTCTTTTTCAATTTTTTTTGTTCACCAAGCAACCGAAGTATATCGTTTGTTGATTCCAATTCAATATAAAAGCGTTCAAATAATTTTCGTTCTCTCTTTATTTTTTTCGAATACTGATTTTTTACAGTGAAATCTGCCACTGCTGCTGCCATAATAACTATATCGCTTTTCTTTGCATTTACTATAACTTGATGCATCATTTCGTTTGCTGTTTCAATATTGATGCGATGAATGTTTTGAGGAGTTTGCAAATGCGTTGGACCGGAAATCAGCGTAACTTTTCCGCCTCGAATCTGTGCTGCATTTGCAAGCGCAAACCCCATCTTCCCCGATGAACGATTTCCAATAAATCTCACGGGGTCAATGGATTCGTACGTTGGACCAGCAGTAATAAGTATTTTCTTGTTTTCAAAATCTCGGTATGAGTTTTTTAAGACAGAAGATAAAAATTTCACCATTGTTTCTGTTTCTGGTAAACGTCCCATTCCAACAAGTCCGCTCGCAAGTTCTCCCGATTCAGGAAACAGTATAAAATGTCCCTGTTCTTTGAGCAGCGAAATATTTTTTTGAGTTACACTATTCTTCCACATTTCATCATCCATCGAAGGACAAAGCACAAGCGGACATCGTAGAGCAAGGACAAGTGTTGTAAGCGCATCATCGGCAATACCGTGCGCAAGTTTTGCAAGGATATTCGCAGTAGCAGGAGCAATCATCATCGCATCTGCGGACATTGCAAGTTGAATATGCCATGTGGAAGCATCAACAAATGAAACGTTTTGTTCTGTGAACATATCGCAAATTACCGGATGCTGGGAAAGCACAGAAAGAGAAAGCGGCGTGACAAATTCTCTCGCCGCTTTAGTCATAATTACGTATACATCAGCATCCTCTTTTCGCAATGAGCGAAGAAGAATAGGAATTTTTATTGCTGCAATTCCACCAGAAACACCGAGTATGATTTTTTTACCGTGCAACACGAACGTATTACTCGCTACTTATCGTTTCTGTTGGTTTCTCTTCATAGTGATATGATAATTTATCAAAAAGAAAATCATCAATTGCTTTTTCCGATGGTTTATATTTTCGTTCAAATTCTCTTCCAACAAGAATTTGGTCGGGATGCGGCGGTGTTTCTACTTCGCTTGTACCGTCATCATCAATTTTCATTTTTGCGTTGAGAATTTCTACACGCTGATTGAATTCTATTTTTTGTTCTTCATTCACTTGCCGAGCGCGTTTTGAAAGTATAACGATTGCTTCGTACACATTCGCCGCGCGTTTTTCTAAATCAGTTATTTCTATTGGTCGTATGGACATGAGTTGTAGTTGTGTTTGTTTGTAATTGAATTCTTATAATTTCTTCGATTTCTTCGATTGCCTTTTGTAATTCACTGTTGATAATAACATAATCAAATTCTTGCTGTTTTTCCATCTCCATTGGAACACGGCTCAATCGTGTTAAAATTCGTTCCTCTATTTCTGTCTTTCTTCCGCGAAGACGCTGTTCCAATGCTGCTATCGAAGGCGGTGCAATAAAAATTAATGTCGCTTCGTTCGGAAAGGTTTTCTTAATGGCTAATGCTCCGTTGACATCAACATCGAAAAGAACATTGTTCCCGTTGTTTAATGCAGAAACAATTTGTTGTTTCAATGTTCCGTAGTATTCTCCATAAATATTTTCGTATTCAACAAATTCATTGTTCAATATTCCTTGTTCAAATTCTTCTTTCGAGAGAAAAATATAATCTCTACCATTGATTTCCTTGGGACGCTGCTGTCGAGTTGTGGCAGAAATTGAAAAAATAAAATCGTCGTGCAGTTTTAAAATTGCGCGAGCAAGCGTTGTTTTTCCACTTCCGCTTGGCGCAGAAAGAACAAATAATTTTGCCGAATCGCGACTCTTCCGATTATTCGACATTCTGTAACTGCTCTCTGATTTTCTCCAATTCTTCTTTTACCCGCACTACGAGATGAGAA contains:
- a CDS encoding class I tRNA ligase family protein produces the protein MSELSKQYSPKEVEEKWYKLWEEKNYFHATANAKKKPYTVMIPPPNVTGSLTMGHVLNNSIQDVFVRWKRMCGYETLWMPGTDHAGIATQNVVEKSLAKEGIKRKDLGREKFLERVWQWKEQYGGTIIKQLKKLGCSCDWERERFTMDERLSEAVQEIFVRLYEKGLIYRGKYIVNWCPKDHTALSDDEVNNAEQQSNIWYLRYPVIE
- a CDS encoding M23 family metallopeptidase; the protein is MKTILLFIFSLCALTVFSVWKNIKSAAAENTSQKNVHGNAQQKNEIDFFSNFIWPTDASRTVTNNFGAFRKSHFHEGIDISTNRRTGYKVFAIKDGYVSRIWVSPNGYGKQLTMKHTDGTSSSFSHLEGFHERLEEIVRNEQQRIGGYEIDIAFTNEKLFFYQGEMVAFTGETGVGPPHLHFEVYDNYMNPVNPLKIESYKFEDNSPPIIGRLLVVPLRTSSLIDGMFSHKRFSTKKKSAGNYSINKPIHISGSVGFAVYTEDIYDANRKMSGLYTVQFFLDDSLVYEANYDSLLEGNAKMIALHYNYSLMRSEGAEFQKLYVEEGNRLPLYRMKTPLSGAIQSEHLTPGEHHFKIISKDLAGNYSICNGTIFSNHIPEVSQLQMKGKYLTFFLNNNTVDEILFSSKTMYGSWKTKRMNISEVSKIHSNAETELMIPISKKEGDVLRIVARTVYGTSSFPSFYYFKKPATLLPSVKFEKEMFGSEMMIRIKANGAFTKTPMLGIREGSEDKNISVKALNEYEYQGSYFPSTTFIGERVAELRAEIDGIVFSAADTFSLYPIHPLRRGEIYTRDGGMKITFEKNAVYQPLFFSYSEKNSKKFRTYSLFPEDVMLDGGVNVTLFYPQEIESKHLGLFFQDGARWKYLSSKKDTANCTLTSKLTRTLGIVALFVDSVSPTLTRLKIRGTETPIVSFGVHDDLSGVNVNDAKIFIDGKLIVPQVSEGGTYSATLNGLHTGKHYLKIAVKDRMGNETIMAQTVAIR
- a CDS encoding fumarylacetoacetate hydrolase family protein, giving the protein MKSISIFQSKEQFRVNKIFCIGKNYEEHAREMLSDIPDVPVVFMKPTTAVISSHETIVIPSISQQAHHEVELVVAIGKEGKNISVLEAEDFIFGYAVGLDITLRDVQSEAKKKGLPWTLAKGFDTSAPISSIVPKKYFLQNSIEFFCKVNGTERQRGKSTDMIFSPCALISYLSKYFTIEVGDVIFTGTPSGVSTVQDGDYIEAELVGFTALEHRIVVR
- a CDS encoding DUF4296 domain-containing protein; the encoded protein is MRVKSTNFFSLEKNALLWLTVVGILFFIPCCKDKTTMPKETFISFYAELLLLDSQKSNGRDSLRIQQIEQNVTKLLKKYNTSKEQIVMTAETYSSYPEQWKQIMDSVSERMKNKHFLPNSK
- the dnaB gene encoding replicative DNA helicase; this encodes MAKKREQLTHAIDINKITVEGKKPPQAKEVERAVLGGMLLDKYAVTKAIELLYEDVFHSEANRKIYQTMVNLFERGTPIDIVTVTESMQANHILEEVGGAYYISELSQAITSAANIEAHCYILIERAILRGIIAVSNEAITSAYSESEDALNLLDKAEQRIFQLSERKMRKSAISLHEAVHRVMDKVDKIHGKHDGITGIPSGYKELDEVTGGFQNSDLIIIAGRPSQGKTAFALNIAHNASLHREKKTSVAIFSLEMATDQLVQRLISSEARINQNSIQRGRLTTDDMKRLARAAGVLYDAKIFIDDSPAPTILEIRAKSRRLKTEHGIGLIIVDYLQLIHAAERIDSREQQISLISRSLKALAKELKVPVVALSQLNRGIETRTGEHKRPQLSDLRESGAIEQDADLVIFVHRPETHNVKEITDKYGNKISSEGIAQIIIGKHRNGPQGEFILRFEKELTSFKEMDTVHDDKNIPPEAIGDGGTPF
- a CDS encoding uracil-DNA glycosylase, translated to MSNFDEKFNKLLENVEKFAQQEFALYGNALYCEEAKSKTRPMNNEQETSLFTEDFQSVPSLEDFRTQICNCMKCSLGKTRTQFVFGVGNPNADIMFIGEAPGADEDEQGEPFVGRAGQLLNKILAAIELKREEVYICNILKCRPPNNRDPLSSEVEQCLPYLWKQIDLVQPKIIMSLGRIAAQMLLNTKDSLTKLRASNLSYRGIPMLVTFHPAALLRNPNWKPLAWEDFKKLRAMHERGK
- the coaBC gene encoding bifunctional phosphopantothenoylcysteine decarboxylase/phosphopantothenate--cysteine ligase CoaBC, with product MLHGKKIILGVSGGIAAIKIPILLRSLRKEDADVYVIMTKAAREFVTPLSLSVLSQHPVICDMFTEQNVSFVDASTWHIQLAMSADAMMIAPATANILAKLAHGIADDALTTLVLALRCPLVLCPSMDDEMWKNSVTQKNISLLKEQGHFILFPESGELASGLVGMGRLPETETMVKFLSSVLKNSYRDFENKKILITAGPTYESIDPVRFIGNRSSGKMGFALANAAQIRGGKVTLISGPTHLQTPQNIHRINIETANEMMHQVIVNAKKSDIVIMAAAVADFTVKNQYSKKIKRERKLFERFYIELESTNDILRLLGEQKKLKKTKTILVGFALETENVIDNAMQKLHSKNLDIIVSNNALEKDAGFNADTNRVTIISKNGKTETLPLMEKFDVANEILNRISSLSNIQ
- a CDS encoding guanylate kinase, which translates into the protein MSNNRKSRDSAKLFVLSAPSGSGKTTLARAILKLHDDFIFSISATTRQQRPKEINGRDYIFLSKEEFEQGILNNEFVEYENIYGEYYGTLKQQIVSALNNGNNVLFDVDVNGALAIKKTFPNEATLIFIAPPSIAALEQRLRGRKTEIEERILTRLSRVPMEMEKQQEFDYVIINSELQKAIEEIEEIIRIQLQTNTTTTHVHTTNRNN